A part of Microbulbifer sp. MI-G genomic DNA contains:
- a CDS encoding acyl-CoA dehydrogenase family protein: MKLGFTAEDEVFRHEIADWLADNLSGEFESIRFRGGPGDEHMLFLERVAWEKKLAEGGWTGIGWPREFGGRGCSLEQQVIFYEEYARAGGPGRAGHIGEGLVAPTLMAFGSKQQQQRFLPKILGGEEFWCQGYSEPDAGSDLSNVSTRAEFDPNAQVWRLNGQKIWTSLAQVSDWCFVIARTEPGSKGRNGLGFFLVEMDQAGIDVRPIQQLTGTSEFNEVFFENALVATDCIVGQPGDGWRIAMGLLGFERGISTLGQQMLFQNELQEIIRLAKHNGASKDPSIRQRIADAHMGLKIMRYNAMRTLSSEPTRVGLDCASITYKLYWSTWHRNLGNLAVDVLGPDADIVERGSYGLSRLQTLFLFTRSDTIYGGTNQIQRNIIAERALGLPKEPRPAV; encoded by the coding sequence ATGAAACTTGGGTTTACCGCAGAGGATGAAGTGTTTCGTCATGAAATAGCAGACTGGTTAGCGGATAATTTAAGTGGCGAATTCGAATCGATTCGATTTCGCGGCGGACCCGGAGACGAGCACATGCTTTTCCTTGAGCGTGTGGCCTGGGAGAAAAAGCTCGCGGAGGGTGGATGGACAGGGATTGGCTGGCCAAGAGAATTTGGTGGACGCGGCTGCTCACTCGAGCAACAGGTTATCTTTTATGAGGAATATGCACGTGCGGGTGGTCCCGGACGAGCCGGACATATTGGTGAAGGCCTAGTGGCTCCTACATTGATGGCATTTGGTTCCAAGCAGCAGCAGCAACGGTTTTTACCAAAAATTCTTGGCGGCGAAGAGTTTTGGTGCCAGGGATATTCCGAGCCAGATGCAGGCTCCGACCTGTCCAATGTCAGTACTCGGGCTGAGTTCGATCCCAATGCACAGGTGTGGCGTTTGAATGGTCAAAAAATCTGGACATCCCTCGCGCAGGTGTCCGACTGGTGCTTTGTTATTGCCCGTACAGAGCCGGGGAGTAAAGGTCGTAACGGCTTGGGGTTTTTTCTGGTCGAGATGGATCAAGCGGGTATTGATGTCAGGCCAATCCAACAACTTACCGGCACTTCAGAGTTCAACGAGGTATTCTTTGAGAACGCACTGGTCGCCACTGACTGTATTGTGGGACAACCAGGCGATGGCTGGAGGATCGCGATGGGATTACTGGGTTTTGAACGCGGTATCTCAACACTGGGCCAGCAAATGTTGTTCCAAAACGAGTTGCAGGAAATTATTCGCCTTGCCAAACACAATGGCGCCAGTAAAGATCCAAGCATCCGGCAGCGTATTGCCGATGCACATATGGGCTTGAAGATTATGCGCTATAACGCGATGCGTACTTTGTCTTCAGAACCGACTAGAGTAGGCCTGGATTGCGCATCGATAACTTATAAACTCTATTGGTCAACCTGGCATCGCAACTTGGGCAACTTGGCTGTGGATGTACTGGGGCCTGATGCCGATATTGTTGAGCGCGGAAGCTATGGCCTAAGCCGCTTGCAAACGCTGTTCCTGTTTACCCGTTCGGACACGATTTATGGCGGAACCAATCAGATTCAACGTAATATCATTGCTGAACGCGCACTGGGTTTACCCAAAGAACCAAGACCGGCGGTCTAA
- a CDS encoding FAD-dependent oxidoreductase — protein MNECKTTPTKSIRFSQTKKWHYKTDVSVIGYGGAGACAAIEAADAGASVTIFELSSGAGGSTALSSAEIYMGGDGGTRVQAATGHNDTNQAMIDYLSACAGPQADADKIKAYVEGSRDHFNWLVEQGVPFKDSEYKERAIMALTDDCLLYTGSEKAWPFKEIATPCPRGHNLEVEGDNGGPLFMKILGAAVERREIQVHFNCRALALIQDDTGVIRGIRIREDMQEKNVLVDRGVILCTGGFSMNRAMLKKYAPNLLRCSEPIGNPGDMGTGILMGMGVGGAAINMHEGFVSIPYYPPASFTYGLFINAQGQRFINEDCYHGRVGAYILQQTGNRVYLVLSAEDYGDYEQVSYLGASVAGTGETIAELEQELGLPKDQLVQTLQTYNNHAKNGEDPVFHKCSEWLKPLNAPYVALDVTPGRGAFYPYFTLGGLDTRPSGEVLNPEGSIITGLYAAGRTACGVPRRGAGYNSGISVGDATFSGRMAGKAAAARVK, from the coding sequence ATGAATGAATGTAAAACAACACCAACCAAAAGCATAAGATTCAGCCAAACAAAGAAGTGGCACTACAAAACGGATGTTTCGGTAATAGGTTACGGTGGGGCTGGCGCATGTGCGGCTATCGAAGCTGCAGATGCGGGAGCATCGGTAACGATCTTTGAATTATCCTCAGGTGCTGGTGGTTCCACTGCCCTGTCTTCAGCAGAAATTTATATGGGCGGAGATGGCGGTACTCGGGTACAGGCTGCCACTGGCCATAACGATACCAATCAGGCCATGATCGATTATCTCAGTGCATGCGCGGGACCACAGGCCGATGCAGATAAAATCAAAGCCTATGTTGAGGGCAGCAGAGACCACTTTAACTGGCTGGTTGAACAGGGTGTGCCATTCAAAGATTCAGAATATAAGGAACGTGCCATCATGGCACTAACGGACGATTGTTTACTTTATACCGGTAGCGAAAAGGCCTGGCCTTTCAAAGAAATCGCTACACCTTGTCCGCGTGGACATAACCTTGAGGTTGAGGGTGACAATGGTGGTCCGCTGTTTATGAAAATTCTGGGCGCGGCGGTAGAACGGCGAGAGATACAAGTTCATTTCAATTGCCGTGCCCTGGCGTTGATTCAGGACGATACCGGGGTGATTCGTGGTATTCGTATTCGTGAAGACATGCAAGAGAAAAATGTACTGGTTGATCGTGGCGTTATACTTTGCACTGGCGGATTTTCAATGAATCGTGCCATGCTAAAAAAATATGCGCCCAACCTGCTGCGCTGTAGCGAACCCATTGGCAATCCTGGCGATATGGGCACGGGTATTCTAATGGGTATGGGCGTCGGTGGTGCCGCTATTAATATGCATGAAGGTTTTGTCAGTATTCCCTACTATCCACCGGCCAGTTTCACCTACGGTTTGTTTATAAACGCACAGGGACAACGCTTTATTAATGAAGATTGCTATCATGGCCGCGTGGGTGCTTATATTTTACAACAAACCGGTAATCGCGTGTATCTGGTTTTAAGTGCCGAGGATTACGGCGATTACGAGCAGGTTTCCTATCTCGGTGCTTCCGTTGCAGGTACCGGTGAAACCATTGCAGAGCTTGAGCAAGAGCTGGGTCTTCCAAAAGACCAACTTGTACAAACGCTGCAAACTTATAATAATCACGCAAAAAATGGCGAAGATCCAGTGTTTCATAAATGCTCCGAGTGGCTTAAACCGCTAAACGCACCCTATGTTGCTTTGGATGTTACGCCTGGAAGAGGCGCTTTTTACCCCTATTTTACTCTGGGGGGGCTGGACACCAGACCTTCAGGTGAAGTCTTAAACCCAGAAGGCAGTATAATTACTGGTTTGTATGCGGCCGGGCGCACTGCCTGCGGTGTACCGCGCCGAGGCGCAGGCTACAACTCAGGCATTTCAGTAGGGGATGCCACCTTTTCTGGTCGAATGGCTGGAAAAGCGGCAGCCGCAAGGGTCAAATGA
- a CDS encoding DUF3604 domain-containing protein, with product MDKRWFKYAVCCFIFLVAAYFLLSRTTRYHIDHSEVIVSPVSTKSQAEYYAFGYQPELKYSETRRPCRVRYPLKKAFFGDLHVHTAISADAYPDGTRTFPDDAYRYAKGAPIALPVPEGIPPLSVQLERPLDFVAVTDHSEAMGEGYICRNEGKFPGYSSKACETFRQGGQPGVRVFMTETARMRPKRNRSVCGKNNEDCEKASRIVWREMIESAEAAYDKTETCSFSTFVGYEYTRSTNNNHLHRNTIFKNASVPDLPATFIDYPSLQSLLGKLETSCRKDIEACDVISIPHNSNLSGGNAFNPEALRGYSKEAQQAHREQRNAFDRLAEITQHKGTSECQNGFADILSDEDEYCNYEAIRKIGKPDKAIDLSTYIPRMYDVITKECEADDMDPKDNFYKGYCLSSNDFLRGALLEGLSEEDHHHVNPFEFGIIGSSDTHLGTPGQTDEASWSGHIADETTLEGRLGEAELGRNNKLMANPGGLAGVWAVENSRDALFQSMKRREAFGTSGTRITPRFFVGHYPADLCKRKNWLYLAYQNGTPMGSKLSSQTENFQLLAQATRDPHPSAKGLEKLQIVKGWLDHSGHKHIKVTDIAKMEPANLTGDGMLCAVYTDPDYDPSLNTYYYLRVAETESNRWSSAQCEALPEVDRPEGCINNSLKKIRELAWTSPIWLIAAEP from the coding sequence ATGGATAAGCGATGGTTTAAATATGCAGTATGTTGTTTTATATTTCTCGTTGCAGCGTATTTTTTACTGTCGCGAACAACGCGTTATCATATTGATCACAGTGAGGTCATTGTATCTCCTGTATCAACTAAATCTCAAGCTGAATATTATGCATTCGGTTACCAGCCCGAGCTGAAATATTCAGAAACACGCAGACCCTGTCGTGTTCGATATCCACTGAAAAAGGCTTTTTTTGGCGACCTGCATGTGCATACCGCTATTTCTGCAGATGCCTATCCAGATGGGACACGTACCTTCCCTGATGACGCCTACAGATATGCCAAGGGCGCGCCTATTGCATTACCTGTACCAGAGGGGATTCCCCCCCTGTCCGTTCAACTGGAACGGCCCCTTGATTTTGTTGCGGTAACAGACCATTCTGAAGCTATGGGTGAGGGCTATATCTGCCGTAACGAAGGTAAGTTTCCCGGTTACTCATCCAAGGCCTGCGAAACTTTTCGGCAAGGGGGACAGCCAGGTGTACGTGTATTCATGACAGAAACAGCCCGCATGCGCCCCAAAAGAAACAGGTCGGTGTGCGGTAAAAATAATGAAGACTGCGAAAAGGCGTCCAGAATTGTTTGGCGTGAAATGATTGAATCCGCTGAAGCGGCATACGATAAAACTGAAACCTGCAGCTTTAGTACCTTTGTTGGCTATGAGTATACTCGCTCCACCAACAATAATCATCTACATAGAAATACTATATTTAAGAATGCATCCGTACCGGATTTACCAGCCACTTTCATTGACTACCCAAGCTTGCAGAGCCTTCTCGGCAAGCTCGAAACTTCCTGTCGGAAAGACATTGAAGCTTGTGATGTCATTTCAATACCCCACAATTCCAATCTTTCCGGGGGCAATGCTTTTAATCCGGAAGCTTTGCGGGGGTATTCAAAGGAAGCACAACAGGCCCACCGAGAGCAAAGAAATGCCTTTGATCGATTGGCTGAAATTACCCAACATAAAGGGACTTCAGAATGCCAGAACGGATTTGCTGATATTTTGAGTGATGAAGACGAATATTGTAATTATGAAGCAATTCGGAAAATTGGTAAACCCGATAAGGCGATAGACCTTTCAACATACATTCCACGTATGTATGATGTTATCACCAAAGAGTGTGAAGCGGATGATATGGATCCGAAGGACAATTTCTATAAAGGCTACTGTCTTTCTTCCAATGATTTTTTACGTGGTGCGTTGTTAGAGGGGCTTTCCGAGGAAGACCATCATCATGTAAATCCCTTTGAATTCGGTATCATCGGTAGTAGCGACACTCATCTCGGCACCCCAGGCCAAACCGATGAAGCAAGCTGGTCAGGACATATTGCCGATGAAACCACACTGGAGGGCCGTTTGGGGGAAGCTGAATTGGGTCGTAATAATAAACTCATGGCAAATCCAGGAGGCCTTGCTGGCGTTTGGGCCGTTGAAAATTCCCGCGATGCGTTATTTCAATCTATGAAGCGTCGCGAAGCTTTTGGCACATCGGGCACACGTATTACCCCGCGCTTTTTTGTCGGTCACTACCCCGCAGATCTTTGCAAGCGAAAAAACTGGCTCTATCTAGCTTATCAAAATGGCACACCCATGGGCTCAAAACTGTCTTCCCAAACAGAGAATTTTCAGCTATTGGCCCAAGCAACGCGGGATCCACATCCCTCTGCTAAGGGGTTGGAAAAACTACAGATTGTCAAAGGCTGGCTGGATCACAGCGGCCACAAGCACATAAAAGTTACGGATATTGCCAAGATGGAACCAGCCAATTTGACAGGCGATGGTATGTTGTGTGCTGTTTATACTGATCCAGATTACGATCCTTCCTTAAATACCTATTACTACTTGCGTGTAGCTGAGACAGAATCAAACAGATGGAGTTCAGCTCAATGCGAGGCGTTGCCTGAAGTTGACCGACCTGAAGGCTGTATAAACAATAGTTTGAAAAAAATACGTGAGCTGGCATGGACATCGCCGATATGGTTAATAGCGGCAGAGCCATAA
- a CDS encoding acetyl-CoA C-acyltransferase, with amino-acid sequence MSDALIVSTARTPIGKAYRGAYNNTEAPVLGGVVIHEAVKRAGIDPAHIDDVIMGAAAPQGTQSYNIGRLSAIAAGLPDSVSGMQIDRMCSSGMIAIGLAAKSILVGEMSVTVAGGLESVSLIQNKYKNSHRTMSKAVLEKSTHMYMPMIETAELVAERYGISRNTQDSYALQSQQRTAAAQEKGLFDDELISFITSKKIINNETREETFEQIELSHDEGNRPKTTLESLSTLEPVYTGGSLIEQGKCITAGNASQLSDGASACVVASEQYVLQHNLPVLGIYRGIAVSGCAPEEMGIGPVYAVPKLLKQQGLAMNDIDLWEINEAFACQVLYCRDQLGIDNEKLNVNGGAISIGHPFGMSGSRMVGHALIEGKRRGAKYIVCTMCVGGGMGAAGLFEVAR; translated from the coding sequence ATGAGTGATGCACTGATAGTTTCAACAGCTCGAACGCCTATTGGTAAAGCCTATCGCGGCGCCTACAACAATACTGAAGCACCAGTACTTGGCGGCGTAGTTATTCACGAAGCGGTTAAACGAGCAGGAATAGACCCGGCACATATTGATGATGTGATTATGGGGGCGGCTGCACCTCAGGGAACGCAGAGTTATAACATTGGTCGACTCAGTGCGATAGCGGCTGGTTTGCCGGATTCGGTCAGCGGAATGCAAATTGATCGGATGTGTTCTTCTGGCATGATCGCTATTGGTCTGGCGGCAAAAAGCATTTTAGTGGGAGAGATGAGCGTCACAGTTGCAGGTGGTTTGGAATCCGTTTCTCTGATCCAGAATAAATATAAAAACAGCCACAGGACAATGTCAAAAGCAGTGCTTGAAAAATCGACTCATATGTATATGCCGATGATAGAAACCGCGGAACTGGTTGCCGAGCGCTATGGCATTAGTCGCAACACACAGGACAGCTATGCATTGCAAAGTCAGCAGCGCACGGCAGCAGCTCAAGAGAAAGGGCTGTTTGATGATGAATTGATCTCTTTCATCACAAGTAAAAAAATCATCAACAATGAAACGCGTGAAGAGACCTTCGAGCAGATCGAGTTGTCTCACGATGAAGGCAATCGCCCAAAAACAACATTGGAATCGCTGAGCACACTTGAGCCGGTGTACACGGGTGGATCGCTTATCGAACAGGGTAAGTGTATTACTGCCGGCAATGCCTCACAGCTATCAGATGGAGCTTCAGCCTGCGTTGTTGCCAGTGAGCAATACGTACTGCAGCATAATTTACCGGTGTTAGGTATTTATCGGGGGATTGCAGTATCAGGCTGCGCACCAGAAGAAATGGGAATCGGTCCCGTGTATGCCGTTCCAAAGCTGTTAAAGCAACAGGGTTTGGCGATGAATGATATTGATCTCTGGGAAATCAATGAAGCCTTTGCCTGTCAGGTCTTATATTGCCGCGATCAACTCGGGATCGACAACGAAAAACTGAATGTCAATGGCGGCGCTATTTCCATAGGACACCCGTTTGGCATGTCCGGCTCAAGAATGGTGGGACATGCGCTGATCGAAGGAAAACGTCGGGGCGCCAAATATATAGTATGCACCATGTGTGTTGGTGGCGGCATGGGCGCAGCAGGATTATTTGAAGTGGCCCGCTAA
- a CDS encoding SDR family oxidoreductase, whose translation MSVKDSPAYVQGHHLLTGKSVLITAAAGAGIGFAAATRAVEENCRGLTISDVHEGRLYKAVEQLSNSHPDTPVFGQLCDVTREDDVQLLIKIAEEQHSGVDVLINNAGLGGTCKLIAMPDKQWSRVLDITLTGTMRMMRAILPLMQARKRGVIINNASVLGWRAQREQTHYAAAKAGVMALTRCAAMEAADYQVRINAVSPSIALHEFLKKTTPVELLEELVRKEAFGRAAEVWEVANVMMFLASDYSSYMTGEIVSVSSQRA comes from the coding sequence ATGTCAGTAAAAGATTCACCTGCTTATGTACAGGGCCATCACTTACTGACAGGTAAGTCAGTGTTGATAACCGCCGCTGCTGGTGCGGGTATTGGATTTGCAGCAGCCACGCGGGCTGTTGAAGAAAATTGCAGAGGTTTAACAATCAGTGATGTACACGAGGGTCGCTTATACAAAGCAGTGGAACAATTGAGCAATAGCCACCCGGATACGCCGGTATTCGGGCAACTTTGTGATGTCACCAGGGAAGACGATGTACAGTTGTTAATCAAAATTGCTGAAGAGCAACATAGTGGCGTTGATGTGTTAATCAATAATGCCGGTTTGGGCGGCACATGTAAACTGATTGCAATGCCCGATAAACAGTGGTCCAGAGTATTGGATATCACTCTTACCGGCACCATGCGTATGATGCGTGCAATATTACCACTGATGCAGGCACGCAAGCGCGGTGTGATTATCAATAATGCATCCGTACTGGGTTGGCGCGCACAGCGGGAACAAACCCACTATGCCGCCGCCAAGGCCGGAGTGATGGCTCTGACCCGCTGTGCGGCGATGGAAGCAGCCGATTACCAGGTGCGTATCAATGCGGTTTCACCGAGTATTGCTTTGCATGAATTTTTGAAGAAAACCACACCAGTGGAATTACTTGAAGAGCTTGTACGTAAGGAAGCCTTTGGCCGCGCAGCTGAAGTATGGGAGGTTGCCAATGTAATGATGTTTTTGGCTTCTGATTACAGCTCTTATATGACTGGCGAAATTGTGTCGGTTTCAAGTCAGAGAGCTTAG
- a CDS encoding NAD(P)/FAD-dependent oxidoreductase yields MDTKHRCIIIGGSHAAAQLAPMLRQRGWAGSISLISNEYYLPYHRPPLSKEYLVGKKSLEQIFIRSPEVYRKSNISITLGVTATSIDRGNKQLILNDGASLNYDKLVFTTGARVRKLDIPGVNLKGVFYLRNLSNAQQIKPFTGSDKRAVIIGGGYIGLETAAALRKRGMQVTVLEALPSILQRISAPQVADFFIRTHREEGVKIVANEQAKAITGKKSVVSVKGQSGTEYPADIVIIGIGIIPNTELAAEAGLHIDNGIKVDEYARTNDANILAAGDCTSHYNPIYQRQLRLESVQNAQDQASVVANTLCGNLKPYTALPWFWSDQYNLKLQIAGLSHGYTDVVIRGDIKGSRSFSAFYLQESKLLAVDTVNSPQEFLLGKRLILQGKPLDAEQLANKDITLKSLLDN; encoded by the coding sequence ATGGACACAAAGCACAGGTGTATTATTATTGGTGGAAGTCATGCCGCAGCACAACTCGCCCCTATGTTGCGCCAAAGGGGGTGGGCTGGTTCCATATCATTGATTTCCAATGAGTATTATCTGCCCTACCACCGACCACCACTCTCCAAAGAATACCTTGTCGGGAAAAAAAGCCTTGAACAGATTTTTATCCGCTCACCTGAGGTCTATCGCAAAAGTAATATCAGTATTACCTTGGGTGTGACAGCAACTTCCATTGATCGAGGCAACAAACAACTGATTCTCAATGATGGCGCTAGTCTCAATTATGACAAACTGGTATTTACCACTGGTGCACGGGTGCGCAAACTCGATATCCCCGGCGTCAACTTAAAAGGGGTATTTTATTTACGCAACCTGAGTAACGCCCAGCAAATTAAGCCGTTTACTGGCAGTGATAAACGAGCTGTAATAATTGGCGGAGGTTACATTGGGCTGGAGACTGCGGCTGCGTTGCGCAAGCGAGGCATGCAGGTAACCGTACTTGAAGCTCTTCCGAGTATTCTACAGCGGATCAGCGCCCCCCAGGTCGCGGACTTTTTTATTCGAACACACCGTGAAGAAGGTGTTAAGATTGTAGCCAATGAACAGGCCAAAGCCATAACCGGTAAAAAGTCAGTGGTATCGGTGAAAGGTCAAAGTGGCACTGAATATCCAGCGGATATAGTGATTATTGGCATTGGCATAATCCCCAACACCGAATTAGCAGCCGAGGCTGGTCTGCATATTGATAACGGTATAAAGGTTGATGAGTACGCACGCACTAACGACGCCAATATTTTAGCAGCAGGCGACTGCACCTCACACTACAACCCTATTTATCAACGACAATTACGTTTGGAATCCGTACAAAATGCTCAAGACCAGGCTTCGGTGGTTGCCAACACATTATGTGGCAACCTAAAACCCTACACCGCCCTACCCTGGTTTTGGTCTGATCAATATAATCTGAAATTACAGATCGCCGGCCTTTCACATGGCTATACTGATGTGGTGATACGTGGAGATATAAAGGGCAGCCGGAGCTTTTCTGCATTTTATCTTCAGGAGAGTAAATTGCTGGCTGTGGACACGGTGAACAGCCCTCAGGAGTTTCTGCTCGGCAAGCGACTTATTCTCCAAGGTAAACCTCTGGATGCAGAGCAATTAGCAAACAAGGATATTACGTTGAAGAGTTTATTGGACAACTAG
- a CDS encoding SRPBCC family protein, producing the protein MKMISVSCVANVSAEKAWEKMRDLSKPHFYVPGVTGAVIISTQKEGIGTSRRIFSSRAPLIETVTAWNEGRGFTLKLHSDDGDGIPPLFKKASFQYALEPLSKYQTRLTNCMNFEMKWGKLGHLLSGLIMRSMRQMQENIITAQKEYYETGKSQKKS; encoded by the coding sequence ATGAAAATGATTTCTGTGAGCTGTGTTGCCAATGTGAGCGCTGAGAAAGCCTGGGAGAAAATGCGTGATCTGAGTAAACCACATTTTTATGTACCCGGTGTTACAGGTGCTGTGATTATCAGTACTCAAAAGGAGGGCATTGGTACCAGTCGTCGTATATTCAGTAGTCGAGCGCCTTTGATAGAAACAGTGACAGCCTGGAATGAGGGTCGGGGTTTTACACTGAAATTACACAGTGACGACGGTGATGGTATACCACCTCTATTTAAAAAAGCCAGTTTTCAATATGCATTGGAGCCCCTTTCAAAATATCAAACCAGGCTCACAAATTGTATGAACTTTGAAATGAAATGGGGTAAGCTTGGTCATCTTTTGTCCGGCCTCATCATGAGATCAATGCGACAAATGCAGGAGAATATCATTACTGCCCAAAAAGAATATTACGAAACAGGCAAATCACAAAAAAAGTCTTAA
- a CDS encoding MaoC family dehydratase, which translates to MIRVEQPRDLLQQVGRSLGATEWMAISQERINQFAQASEDHQWIHVDPERAAKGPFGDCIAHGYLILSLANKFLPELLLVKTYSLGLNYGCDKIRFPNSVKVAQRIRGVGELISGEAKPGCVQVVVRIVVEIEDEERPACVVDTISRFYD; encoded by the coding sequence ATGATACGCGTGGAACAGCCTCGGGATTTATTGCAGCAGGTCGGACGATCTCTTGGTGCTACCGAGTGGATGGCTATCAGCCAGGAAAGAATCAATCAATTTGCTCAGGCAAGTGAAGACCACCAATGGATTCATGTTGACCCGGAACGTGCGGCCAAAGGTCCATTTGGCGACTGCATAGCACATGGCTATCTTATTCTGTCGCTGGCCAATAAATTCTTACCTGAGCTGTTACTGGTTAAAACATACAGCTTGGGACTGAATTATGGCTGCGACAAAATTCGATTCCCTAATTCTGTAAAAGTCGCGCAACGAATTCGCGGTGTTGGTGAATTAATTTCGGGGGAAGCAAAGCCGGGTTGTGTGCAAGTAGTTGTGCGAATCGTTGTTGAAATCGAAGACGAAGAACGTCCAGCCTGTGTAGTTGACACCATCTCACGCTTTTACGACTAG
- a CDS encoding FAD-binding protein → MTEQQNNQWDESVDVLVVGTGNGGLTSALCNKLMGAGDVLIIEKSMKIGGTSATSGGGIWIPCSHYAKQAGAEDTLSEAQEYLDQTLAGEDVPSKLVRSYLENGPRMLKFLHDKTLVRYESLAQYPDYYSTLPGAKQGHRSLEPTPINASELGEDYRKLTYTHHMMRLFGVIHFTQAEAHLLMLKLPGYHKMLRRMIWDYISDIPWRLKSRISRRLCCGSAGIARLYLSIKQVGIPIWFSSPMSRLVEQGGRIVGVEVNRDGRLTRIQTRKAVVLAAGGFEKNQKMRDQYLPKPTNTEWSAGTTGSTGDAITAGINLGAVTRLMGNAWWCTTLCVPDEPAPRLSIMEKSFPGSCVVNKAGHRFANESQNYMAFQKAQFKAHSDDTPCAPAFHIFDTRFRRNYMAGPLMTKSSKPDWSIPRKWYDMGFVGKASTIAELAVQMGIDPKGLATTIEKMNRFAVTGIDEDFHRGEADYDRYYADPKIKPNPCLASIDEAPFYAMRIEAGDFGTAGGLSTNADAQVLREDGSTIDGLYAIGNCAAAILPTYPGPGSTLGPAMTMGYQAAKKITGYTE, encoded by the coding sequence ATGACAGAACAACAAAATAATCAGTGGGATGAATCGGTTGATGTTTTAGTTGTGGGGACTGGTAACGGTGGTTTAACTTCCGCTTTATGCAATAAGCTTATGGGTGCTGGCGATGTTCTGATTATTGAAAAGAGCATGAAAATTGGTGGCACAAGTGCCACCTCAGGGGGCGGCATCTGGATTCCCTGTAGCCATTATGCCAAACAAGCTGGTGCTGAAGACACGCTTTCGGAGGCACAGGAGTATCTCGACCAAACCCTGGCTGGTGAAGATGTGCCGTCGAAGCTGGTGCGTTCTTATCTGGAAAACGGTCCCAGAATGCTCAAATTTCTGCACGATAAAACACTGGTTCGCTATGAGTCACTTGCACAATATCCTGATTATTATTCAACTTTACCAGGTGCAAAACAGGGGCACCGATCACTGGAACCGACCCCGATTAATGCCTCTGAATTGGGGGAGGACTATCGCAAGCTGACGTATACACACCATATGATGCGCCTGTTTGGTGTTATTCATTTCACTCAGGCTGAGGCACATTTACTGATGCTCAAATTGCCAGGATACCATAAAATGCTGCGACGCATGATCTGGGACTATATCTCAGACATTCCCTGGCGCTTGAAAAGCAGAATATCGCGCCGGCTTTGTTGTGGCAGTGCGGGCATTGCTCGCTTGTACTTATCAATCAAACAAGTTGGTATACCAATCTGGTTCAGTTCTCCAATGTCACGCCTGGTTGAGCAAGGTGGACGTATAGTCGGTGTTGAAGTCAATCGCGATGGGAGGTTGACCAGAATTCAGACGCGTAAAGCCGTGGTACTGGCAGCCGGGGGTTTTGAAAAAAACCAGAAGATGCGCGATCAGTACCTGCCAAAACCGACTAACACTGAATGGAGTGCTGGCACTACAGGCAGCACCGGGGATGCCATTACTGCGGGTATTAACCTGGGCGCTGTTACCCGTTTAATGGGCAATGCATGGTGGTGCACCACACTCTGTGTGCCGGATGAGCCCGCACCTCGACTGAGCATTATGGAAAAATCATTTCCCGGCTCCTGCGTGGTAAACAAAGCCGGACACCGCTTTGCCAATGAATCTCAAAACTACATGGCCTTTCAAAAAGCGCAATTTAAAGCGCATTCTGATGATACCCCCTGCGCACCGGCCTTCCATATCTTTGATACACGTTTTCGCAGAAACTATATGGCAGGTCCATTGATGACAAAATCTAGCAAGCCGGATTGGAGTATTCCCAGAAAATGGTATGACATGGGGTTTGTTGGCAAGGCCAGTACTATTGCTGAGCTGGCAGTACAGATGGGCATTGACCCTAAAGGACTTGCGACAACTATTGAAAAAATGAATCGATTTGCAGTTACGGGTATTGATGAAGACTTCCACCGGGGTGAAGCTGATTACGACCGCTATTATGCTGACCCGAAAATAAAGCCAAACCCATGTCTGGCATCTATTGATGAAGCACCATTTTATGCTATGCGTATTGAAGCAGGTGATTTTGGTACCGCCGGTGGTTTGAGTACCAATGCAGACGCGCAGGTACTAAGGGAAGATGGCTCCACTATTGATGGTTTATATGCTATTGGCAACTGCGCAGCAGCAATACTGCCGACCTATCCCGGACCGGGATCTACATTAGGGCCAGCAATGACAATGGGTTATCAGGCCGCAAAAAAAATAACTGGCTATACAGAATAA